From Pelosinus fermentans DSM 17108, the proteins below share one genomic window:
- a CDS encoding lipase family protein produces the protein MKKLVLLVLCFTLLWHPFFAYATPKEDYEEAYKLYVAAGASGAAYSDRIGELANRYLAQSGWQIDHYVQTQGHTGARFLIAKKDHPGGAPEYLLAIVGTENNKDLKTNLKVEKIYFAGSNTNEFTVNANKKDVPNTEPKVHKGFNEFIQTVPSAVLRNPRHSRLSLPDVLMADKNAKLYLTGHSLGGAAATLIGARLLSMGINPDQIEVITFGAPAVGNAAFAAKFEPILHLTRIVNAGDPVTGVLQTLIGGYQQFGREIKWTSPDTLDDPHKLVSYVDSAIKNYYDKRSQAVEAGMELPVAPAAKQADFGRVYIASLKNNLPPVLTADFWYMHEALKDEYRKILPDYVIADAQAAPDTWREGAVASGCRWAIISEVSAFRVKQERSTYYITVTQAVYDVTTDTVVDTAIFSTGTYNLTPLEAFIHAFKGINIRQNN, from the coding sequence ATGAAAAAGTTAGTACTGCTGGTGCTCTGCTTTACACTATTATGGCATCCTTTTTTTGCCTACGCCACCCCAAAAGAAGATTATGAAGAAGCTTATAAACTATATGTTGCCGCCGGAGCCAGCGGAGCGGCTTATAGTGATCGGATCGGCGAGCTGGCCAACCGCTATTTAGCACAAAGCGGCTGGCAGATTGATCATTACGTCCAAACACAGGGTCATACCGGTGCCCGCTTCCTTATCGCAAAAAAAGATCATCCAGGTGGTGCTCCAGAGTATCTTCTTGCCATTGTTGGAACAGAAAACAACAAGGATCTAAAAACCAACCTAAAGGTTGAGAAAATTTATTTTGCAGGCAGCAACACCAACGAATTCACAGTCAATGCCAATAAAAAAGATGTGCCCAACACAGAACCTAAGGTACATAAAGGATTTAATGAATTTATACAAACCGTTCCGTCTGCCGTCTTGCGTAATCCCCGGCACTCCCGCCTCTCACTCCCTGATGTGCTCATGGCTGATAAAAACGCTAAACTGTATCTCACCGGTCATAGCTTAGGTGGTGCGGCGGCAACATTGATCGGAGCAAGGCTCCTCAGTATGGGAATAAATCCGGACCAAATTGAAGTGATTACGTTCGGCGCACCGGCCGTCGGCAATGCCGCGTTTGCCGCCAAATTCGAACCGATTCTTCACCTGACACGAATCGTCAATGCAGGCGATCCAGTAACTGGCGTCCTGCAAACCTTAATTGGCGGCTATCAGCAGTTTGGTCGAGAAATTAAATGGACCTCACCTGACACTCTAGATGATCCCCATAAGCTGGTCAGCTATGTCGATTCGGCAATAAAAAACTATTATGATAAGCGCAGCCAGGCTGTGGAGGCCGGAATGGAACTGCCCGTCGCGCCTGCTGCAAAACAGGCAGACTTCGGACGCGTCTACATTGCCTCACTCAAAAATAACCTTCCGCCTGTTTTGACAGCAGACTTTTGGTATATGCATGAAGCATTAAAGGATGAGTACCGGAAAATACTGCCAGACTATGTTATAGCTGATGCACAGGCAGCCCCAGATACATGGCGGGAAGGCGCCGTCGCCTCCGGTTGTCGATGGGCCATTATCTCAGAGGTAAGCGCTTTTCGTGTAAAACAAGAAAGAAGCACGTATTACATAACAGTAACCCAGGCTGTATATGATGTCACCACCGACACTGTCGTTGACACTGCCATTTTTTCAACTGGGACATACAACCTAACTCCCCTAGAAGCATTCATCCATGCTTTCAAAGGAATAAATATCCGGCAAAATAACTAG
- a CDS encoding PTS sugar transporter subunit IIA produces MDEKSWILIVTHGNLGEAFIESAEMIMGTLANVQAFSLLPGMSPEEFIEMIKVKLDTLPKGVLVLTDLFGGTPFNAAIALSGVYDINVVSGVNISMIIEGDLLRNELAGRELAEAVQQVGMKACCVADLPQAKNIK; encoded by the coding sequence ATGGACGAAAAATCATGGATTTTAATAGTAACCCATGGCAATCTGGGAGAAGCATTCATCGAGAGTGCTGAAATGATTATGGGGACTTTGGCAAATGTACAAGCTTTCTCTCTGTTACCTGGGATGTCTCCGGAAGAGTTTATTGAGATGATTAAAGTAAAGTTAGATACTCTGCCCAAGGGAGTGCTGGTATTAACGGATTTATTTGGCGGCACGCCTTTTAATGCAGCAATTGCATTATCAGGAGTTTATGACATCAATGTAGTCAGCGGTGTGAATATTTCAATGATCATTGAGGGAGATTTGCTGCGCAATGAGTTAGCAGGCAGAGAATTAGCCGAAGCCGTTCAGCAGGTTGGAATGAAAGCATGCTGTGTGGCAGACCTGCCGCAAGCAAAAAATATAAAGTAA
- a CDS encoding PhzF family phenazine biosynthesis protein, with protein sequence MGVTIYQVDAFTDKPYKGNPAAVCLLEEIRDDEWLQAVANENNLSETAFLIPENDGYKLRWFTPKNEVKLCGHATLASAHILYTEKLLPLNRQARFFTLSGLLTASYQEDTGLIELDFPATTVIPCEAPCGLVESLGVKPIFIGRSDDDYLIEVSSEDEVKEAAPDFGRLIQVSCRGVIVTALSASKNYDFISRFFAPAVGVNEDPVTGSAHCRLTPYWQAKLKKNEFIAYQASKRGGFLQLLAAGDRVRIRGKAVTVLKGELLK encoded by the coding sequence ATGGGAGTAACAATCTATCAGGTTGATGCGTTTACCGATAAGCCTTACAAAGGCAATCCAGCTGCTGTCTGCTTACTGGAAGAAATCAGAGATGATGAATGGTTGCAGGCTGTGGCTAACGAAAACAACTTATCGGAAACTGCGTTTTTGATACCGGAAAATGACGGTTATAAACTTCGTTGGTTTACACCTAAGAATGAAGTTAAACTTTGTGGTCACGCAACTTTGGCGAGTGCTCATATTCTGTATACGGAAAAACTGTTACCATTAAACAGACAGGCTCGATTTTTCACCTTAAGCGGTTTGCTAACAGCTAGCTATCAGGAGGATACTGGTTTAATTGAATTAGATTTTCCGGCCACTACTGTAATTCCTTGTGAAGCACCTTGCGGATTAGTGGAATCTTTGGGAGTAAAGCCCATTTTTATTGGGCGCAGCGATGACGATTATCTGATCGAAGTATCGTCAGAAGATGAAGTAAAAGAGGCTGCACCAGATTTTGGTCGATTAATTCAGGTTTCCTGCCGGGGAGTAATTGTGACAGCTTTATCTGCATCAAAGAATTATGATTTTATTTCTCGTTTTTTTGCTCCTGCTGTTGGTGTCAATGAAGACCCTGTTACAGGTTCGGCTCATTGCCGTCTAACTCCTTATTGGCAGGCAAAGTTGAAGAAAAACGAGTTTATTGCTTATCAAGCATCGAAACGGGGCGGTTTCCTACAGTTACTTGCGGCAGGAGACCGAGTTCGGATTAGGGGTAAAGCTGTAACAGTGCTGAAGGGAGAGCTTCTCAAGTGA
- a CDS encoding YceG family protein → MIITEKAKGIFLLDSQNPLQDILKSRNERIKKFNKGHIVPTYCYRYIGICDNATNYLEELRDLECNLKKTSEPYLIIKQGLTSSHSNEEIEKAVAIWDQFEKWENDSKRSYIELYRIVWDTKISNTTVNWTIKRSLSKILELFDDIEKSKNQSIRRNYGLSLILWVNSYLSSLFSGEMKSNSIPKFIFWGAIRRNEAYFFIFLSMLGCDALYISATDDKEFNRIDLRNTYVKLIEHNMKIEIYDFPKPKESRVTIGFPAKHISQTISPNPAPIIHTKHIEKSYEELAKLSDSIVMINVYDDDHVHCGSGSGVVIDEDGTIVTNYHVIEDGSFFGILFENNKSEYITHTVISNNGQKDLALLQIDCKTRPIPIKSSDSLKRGQQIVAIGSPLGLMNTISDGIIAGFRSFDDQNFIQITAPISPGSSGGALLDRYGSLVGITTGGYTKGQNLNLAIPSIEITKLLLISSFNRRRKT, encoded by the coding sequence TTGATTATTACTGAAAAAGCAAAGGGAATTTTCTTATTAGACAGTCAGAATCCTTTGCAAGATATATTAAAATCACGAAATGAGCGAATTAAAAAGTTTAATAAAGGGCACATTGTCCCAACCTATTGTTATCGATATATTGGAATTTGTGACAATGCAACAAATTACTTGGAAGAATTAAGGGACTTAGAATGTAATTTGAAAAAAACTTCTGAGCCATATCTTATCATAAAGCAAGGTTTGACTAGCTCTCATTCCAATGAAGAAATTGAAAAGGCAGTAGCGATTTGGGATCAATTTGAAAAATGGGAAAATGATAGCAAACGGAGCTATATAGAATTATATCGTATTGTTTGGGATACTAAGATCAGTAATACCACTGTCAATTGGACAATTAAACGATCGTTATCCAAAATATTAGAGTTATTTGATGATATTGAAAAAAGCAAGAACCAGTCAATAAGAAGAAATTATGGCTTGTCATTAATTTTGTGGGTAAATTCTTATTTGAGTAGTTTATTTTCTGGAGAGATGAAGAGTAATTCTATACCTAAGTTCATTTTTTGGGGAGCAATAAGACGGAATGAGGCTTATTTTTTTATATTCTTATCAATGCTAGGTTGTGATGCCTTATATATAAGCGCTACAGATGATAAAGAATTTAATAGGATAGACCTGCGCAATACATATGTGAAATTAATAGAACATAACATGAAAATTGAAATTTATGACTTCCCAAAACCAAAAGAAAGTAGGGTTACAATAGGATTCCCTGCGAAACATATATCACAGACTATTTCGCCGAATCCTGCACCTATAATACATACGAAGCATATAGAAAAAAGCTATGAAGAATTGGCGAAGTTGTCTGATTCAATCGTAATGATTAATGTTTACGATGATGACCACGTACATTGTGGCAGTGGCTCTGGCGTAGTCATTGACGAAGATGGAACCATTGTGACAAATTATCATGTAATTGAGGATGGAAGTTTCTTTGGAATCCTGTTTGAAAATAATAAATCGGAGTATATCACACATACAGTGATATCTAACAATGGACAAAAAGACCTTGCCTTATTGCAAATCGATTGCAAAACACGACCAATACCTATCAAAAGTAGCGATAGTTTAAAACGAGGTCAACAAATTGTAGCGATTGGTAGTCCGCTTGGGCTCATGAATACGATTTCCGATGGTATAATTGCAGGTTTCCGAAGTTTTGATGATCAAAATTTTATTCAAATCACTGCTCCTATTTCTCCTGGTAGTTCAGGTGGTGCATTACTCGATAGATATGGGTCATTAGTAGGTATAACTACTGGTGGATACACCAAAGGACAGAACTTGAATTTGGCAATTCCTAGCATTGAAATTACTAAATTACTGCTTATTTCTAGTTTTAATAGACGTAGAAAAACATAA
- a CDS encoding MtnX-like HAD-IB family phosphatase: MKEFIFVSDFDGTMSERDFYHIIMEKYLGQWGKELHASWKRNEMEDVEFLSTVFKSINRTKEEICEDILSIKIDEYIPAFIEYIKSAGGDFLILSAGTRYYIERLLAFKGIQEIEIISNEGKYENKGVTLLPPDTYHPFYSRRHGVDKAKVVQSLKQKYKKVYYAGNSRPDVNAALLADIAFAKGKLITLLQAKAAEHVPFKCFFQVEEFLKNRELI, from the coding sequence TTGAAAGAATTTATCTTTGTCTCGGATTTTGATGGAACCATGAGTGAAAGAGATTTTTATCATATCATTATGGAGAAGTATCTTGGGCAATGGGGGAAAGAGCTTCACGCAAGCTGGAAACGCAACGAAATGGAAGATGTGGAATTTCTTTCAACTGTATTTAAATCAATAAATAGAACGAAAGAAGAAATCTGTGAAGATATTCTGAGTATAAAAATAGATGAGTATATTCCAGCATTTATTGAATACATAAAATCGGCTGGTGGTGATTTCCTTATTTTGAGTGCAGGAACCAGATATTATATAGAACGTTTACTCGCTTTTAAGGGGATACAGGAGATAGAAATTATCTCGAATGAAGGAAAATACGAAAACAAAGGCGTTACATTACTGCCTCCAGATACATACCATCCTTTTTATTCACGAAGACATGGTGTGGATAAAGCAAAGGTAGTACAGAGCTTAAAACAAAAGTATAAAAAAGTATATTACGCTGGCAATAGCAGACCGGATGTAAATGCAGCACTACTAGCCGATATTGCTTTTGCAAAAGGCAAATTAATTACGCTGTTACAGGCAAAGGCAGCAGAACATGTGCCTTTTAAATGTTTTTTCCAGGTAGAAGAGTTTTTAAAGAATAGGGAGTTAATCTAG
- a CDS encoding KpsF/GutQ family sugar-phosphate isomerase, producing MLSENYDKELEYFLNTSLTEFENIRKKIDRSFYEDAVNLIVDAEKKKCHVHITGIGKPGHVAGYIASLLSSTGTPTYVLHGTEAVHGSAGQVVSGDVVIAISNSGETEELKATIQTLKNNGAKIIAVSGNPDSWLAKNGDVFLYAGVGQEGDSLNMAPRASIIAEILVLQGLSLVLQSVKKLSHQQYIKWHPGGSLGKRKGES from the coding sequence ATGCTAAGTGAAAATTACGATAAAGAATTAGAATACTTTTTAAATACATCCCTTACTGAATTTGAAAACATTCGAAAAAAAATAGACCGCAGCTTTTATGAGGATGCAGTAAACTTAATTGTTGATGCTGAAAAAAAGAAATGCCATGTTCATATTACAGGCATTGGAAAGCCAGGGCATGTAGCTGGATACATTGCTTCACTACTGTCTTCTACGGGTACGCCAACCTATGTACTGCACGGAACGGAAGCTGTGCATGGTTCTGCTGGTCAGGTTGTTTCTGGTGATGTTGTTATTGCAATATCCAATAGTGGAGAAACAGAAGAATTAAAAGCGACAATACAAACGTTAAAGAATAATGGGGCAAAGATTATAGCGGTATCCGGTAATCCGGATTCCTGGCTTGCGAAAAATGGGGATGTGTTCTTATATGCAGGAGTGGGACAAGAAGGGGATTCATTAAATATGGCACCGAGAGCATCAATCATCGCCGAAATTTTAGTTCTGCAAGGATTAAGCCTAGTACTTCAAAGTGTTAAGAAGTTATCCCATCAGCAATATATCAAATGGCATCCAGGTGGATCTCTGGGAAAAAGAAAGGGTGAATCCTAA
- a CDS encoding PTS system mannose/fructose/N-acetylgalactosamine-transporter subunit IIB: MAEIKLVRVDFRLIHGQVITRWLKQTNANRIVVIDNKLSKDPFMSQVYVMAAPPGVNVEMMSVDEAAALWGKNQLGNGSVLILFKTVSTALETAEKGVPLKRLQIGGLGAGPGRKVVYSQITLNKEDAEKLQTLSHAGTEIFFQTVPEETAASLEDILKKI; this comes from the coding sequence ATGGCTGAAATTAAGCTGGTGCGAGTCGATTTTAGATTGATTCATGGTCAAGTAATTACGCGTTGGTTAAAACAGACCAATGCAAATCGAATTGTTGTAATCGATAACAAGTTATCAAAAGATCCATTTATGAGCCAAGTATATGTGATGGCTGCTCCTCCAGGGGTAAATGTTGAAATGATGTCGGTAGATGAGGCAGCAGCTTTATGGGGGAAAAACCAATTAGGCAACGGAAGTGTATTAATTCTTTTTAAAACAGTTTCAACTGCTTTGGAAACAGCAGAAAAAGGGGTTCCGCTGAAACGATTACAAATTGGAGGGCTGGGAGCTGGTCCGGGAAGAAAAGTTGTTTATAGCCAGATCACGTTAAACAAGGAAGATGCAGAAAAACTTCAAACATTAAGTCACGCTGGGACAGAAATATTTTTCCAGACCGTCCCTGAGGAAACGGCAGCAAGTTTAGAGGACATTCTTAAAAAAATATGA
- a CDS encoding PTS mannose/fructose/sorbose/N-acetylgalactosamine transporter subunit IIC, which produces MIIQAVLVGLLYYVATNRIWYGFSMLIRQPLSLAVFIGLIFGDMQTALIMGATLQMMYLGAIAPGGNIPTDEALAACVAIPIAIQAHVGPEIAVAIAVPIGLLGVLLDELRRTLFTGLVHVADKRAEEGDAKGIRRLAFVYPLLFVFPIRFIPAFLANYYGVDAVQSFMGAVPNWVLQGLGVAGNILPALGFALTMVIIGKRNFIPFFILGFFVVAYTGISIVGIAIFAFCMAAIYTHFQPNTQQRQG; this is translated from the coding sequence ATGATTATCCAGGCAGTATTGGTTGGTCTATTGTATTATGTAGCGACAAACCGAATTTGGTATGGATTCTCAATGCTAATACGGCAGCCATTATCATTGGCAGTATTTATTGGACTCATTTTTGGAGATATGCAAACCGCATTAATTATGGGGGCTACCTTACAGATGATGTACCTTGGTGCAATTGCTCCAGGAGGAAATATTCCAACGGATGAAGCATTAGCAGCTTGTGTGGCGATTCCTATTGCAATTCAGGCACATGTTGGTCCGGAAATAGCTGTTGCCATTGCCGTTCCAATTGGTTTATTAGGAGTTCTATTGGATGAGCTTAGAAGAACATTATTTACGGGACTTGTACATGTGGCAGATAAACGTGCAGAAGAAGGGGATGCAAAAGGCATAAGGAGGCTGGCATTTGTCTACCCGCTTCTCTTTGTATTCCCTATCCGTTTTATTCCGGCATTTTTAGCAAATTACTATGGTGTTGATGCGGTACAAAGTTTTATGGGAGCAGTTCCCAACTGGGTATTACAAGGACTTGGTGTAGCGGGAAATATATTACCAGCACTAGGATTTGCTTTAACAATGGTTATTATCGGTAAGAGGAACTTTATTCCCTTTTTCATTCTTGGATTCTTCGTTGTAGCATACACAGGAATCAGTATCGTGGGAATCGCAATATTTGCATTTTGCATGGCAGCTATCTACACTCATTTTCAACCAAATACACAGCAAAGGCAGGGTTAA
- a CDS encoding DMT family transporter: protein MNGAIILLCLIWGMNWVIMKEALQVFPPVLFTAYRFVLGSIVLLSIAYFKKIPIPQRKDWKWIILGGILQTALFNSAIQIGMQFLSAGLSSVLSYSMPFWLAIMAHFLLGEKLTLRKMAGITMGILGLVALLNVSDGGAWWAISLTLAGAVAWAFSSVLVKLKLQHCDTLQYTTWQMVVGAILLSIYSALFEHGIVQWGFNAVGYLLYNGVIASALAFFLWTYILSNTEAGKASISVLAVPIIGVLAGVIFLNEPLYWNTIMGIALILGGIWLVNWHRKPLESKGT from the coding sequence ATGAATGGAGCAATCATACTTTTATGTCTAATCTGGGGAATGAATTGGGTGATAATGAAAGAAGCACTTCAAGTGTTTCCACCAGTGTTGTTTACCGCCTATCGTTTTGTTTTAGGGTCTATCGTGTTGCTTAGTATCGCCTATTTCAAAAAAATACCGATTCCACAACGCAAGGATTGGAAGTGGATTATTCTGGGAGGCATTTTGCAAACAGCCCTTTTTAATAGTGCCATTCAAATCGGCATGCAGTTCTTAAGTGCTGGACTTTCTTCGGTTTTATCTTATAGTATGCCTTTCTGGCTGGCAATCATGGCCCATTTTTTACTAGGTGAGAAATTGACCCTGAGAAAAATGGCTGGTATTACCATGGGCATCCTTGGACTGGTTGCTTTATTAAACGTAAGTGACGGCGGCGCCTGGTGGGCTATTTCTTTAACACTTGCAGGTGCCGTTGCTTGGGCATTCTCAAGTGTTCTTGTTAAATTAAAGTTGCAGCACTGTGATACCTTACAATATACAACATGGCAGATGGTAGTAGGAGCTATCCTATTGTCAATTTACTCGGCTTTGTTTGAGCATGGCATCGTACAGTGGGGTTTTAATGCAGTAGGGTATCTACTGTATAATGGCGTAATCGCCTCAGCATTGGCTTTTTTCCTCTGGACCTATATTTTATCAAATACTGAGGCTGGGAAGGCATCCATCTCAGTACTGGCTGTTCCAATTATCGGGGTGTTAGCCGGAGTAATTTTTCTTAATGAACCACTCTATTGGAATACCATTATGGGGATAGCATTAATTCTAGGTGGTATTTGGCTTGTCAATTGGCACAGGAAACCTCTTGAATCAAAAGGAACCTGA
- a CDS encoding phosphoglycerate dehydrogenase: protein MGKILITPRSFSRYGAKAIEGMKSKGYDVIVNTTGKPYTYEEFYKLSSDVDGIILGVDTVDEHVLTGAKKLKGISRFGVGIDNIDVEAANRLGIKIARAVGSNFTSVAELAVAFFFLLARNVVKNVNEVKAGQWNKTSGLELKNKTVGVLGLGAIGKEVSKISQGIGMRVIGYDPFVSKEDMKEKYNIEMKCLEDVLKESDFVTLHMPLTEENNDLMNKAALGLMKSTAYLINTARGGLINEEDLYDALTNNVIAGAAADVFSKEPPSMDEKLLRLDNFILCSHIASLTVNAEMNTIDLATHNLLKILEK, encoded by the coding sequence ATGGGCAAGATTCTAATTACGCCCCGTTCATTTTCCAGATATGGAGCTAAGGCAATCGAGGGAATGAAATCAAAAGGTTATGATGTTATTGTGAATACTACTGGCAAACCCTATACCTATGAAGAATTCTACAAACTATCTTCTGATGTAGATGGAATCATTTTAGGGGTAGATACGGTTGATGAACATGTGCTAACAGGGGCAAAAAAATTAAAAGGAATCTCACGATTTGGAGTGGGGATCGATAACATTGATGTGGAAGCTGCTAATCGATTAGGGATCAAAATCGCTCGAGCCGTTGGATCAAATTTTACTTCTGTGGCAGAACTGGCAGTTGCTTTCTTCTTTCTGTTAGCCCGTAATGTTGTCAAAAATGTAAATGAAGTAAAGGCTGGTCAATGGAATAAAACTTCTGGTCTGGAATTAAAAAATAAGACGGTGGGAGTTCTTGGGTTAGGAGCCATCGGTAAAGAAGTTTCAAAGATCTCCCAAGGAATTGGTATGAGGGTTATTGGTTATGATCCTTTTGTCAGCAAAGAAGACATGAAAGAAAAATACAATATAGAGATGAAATGTTTGGAAGACGTTTTAAAGGAAAGTGACTTTGTCACACTGCACATGCCTTTGACGGAAGAAAATAATGATTTGATGAATAAAGCTGCACTCGGCTTAATGAAGTCCACAGCCTATTTAATTAATACTGCACGAGGTGGCTTAATCAATGAAGAGGATTTATATGATGCATTGACTAACAACGTGATCGCAGGAGCTGCTGCAGATGTATTTTCTAAAGAGCCGCCATCAATGGATGAAAAGTTACTGAGACTTGATAACTTCATATTATGTTCTCACATTGCTTCATTAACTGTAAATGCAGAAATGAATACCATTGACTTAGCGACCCATAATCTATTAAAAATTTTAGAAAAATAA
- a CDS encoding PTS system mannose/fructose/sorbose family transporter subunit IID — protein sequence MNQKVVNLEPEKLTKGDITKSWIRWFAYSEVSNSYERLQALAFCGAMSGILEKLYKNKEDLALALQRHLTMYNTQCNWGSVINGIAIALEEKAASHTEEDDEEVNEEVITGIKTGLMGPIAGIGDTIDYGTLRPILMGIFIPFALAGSAIAALLPLIIQTVFTGVMGYTLYHKGYTVGKKSIIDILQSGQIQQVITGAGVVGMFMMGALSASYVKLTTPMTITTSVKVLEIQSVIDTIAPKLLPLVAVLGVYLYLIKVGPNYVKIVGFLILISLAGSAIGIF from the coding sequence ATGAATCAGAAAGTTGTGAATTTAGAACCCGAAAAACTTACGAAGGGCGATATTACAAAATCATGGATCAGATGGTTTGCTTATTCAGAGGTGTCTAACAGCTATGAACGTTTGCAGGCATTGGCCTTCTGCGGAGCGATGTCAGGAATATTAGAAAAACTATACAAAAATAAAGAAGACTTAGCTTTGGCATTACAACGACATTTAACGATGTACAACACACAATGTAATTGGGGATCGGTTATTAATGGTATCGCCATTGCATTAGAAGAAAAAGCTGCATCTCACACTGAAGAAGACGATGAAGAAGTGAATGAAGAAGTCATTACAGGAATTAAAACTGGTTTGATGGGACCCATTGCTGGTATTGGGGACACCATTGACTATGGAACGTTACGTCCAATTTTAATGGGTATCTTCATTCCCTTTGCCCTGGCAGGTTCAGCAATTGCCGCGTTGCTTCCATTGATCATTCAGACCGTATTTACAGGAGTTATGGGCTACACCTTATATCATAAAGGATATACCGTTGGTAAAAAATCAATTATTGATATTTTGCAGTCTGGTCAAATTCAACAGGTTATCACTGGTGCCGGTGTAGTAGGTATGTTTATGATGGGAGCATTATCCGCTTCTTATGTAAAACTTACAACTCCAATGACAATTACTACATCTGTAAAAGTTCTCGAAATTCAAAGTGTAATTGATACGATTGCGCCTAAATTGTTACCTCTGGTTGCTGTATTAGGAGTATATCTCTACTTGATAAAAGTAGGTCCTAACTATGTTAAGATTGTTGGATTTCTTATTTTAATCAGCTTAGCTGGTTCAGCAATCGGTATTTTTTAA
- a CDS encoding LptA/OstA family protein: MNHKILLSLILLLCLLVSTTTAFAAKPIINADNTYYDVNTGLYMLQGNVYIEVANRIITAGQAKVSLSSLEVWGSDGITLSQDHIYLTAGSVYVYGRQNKAMLDGGVTFKQPNLTITSDTANFNWRTKLGIFNGQVQITQGDNTWSADSVTYNIEANTLQ; encoded by the coding sequence ATGAACCATAAAATTTTATTATCCCTCATCTTGCTTTTGTGTCTTTTGGTCAGCACAACAACAGCTTTCGCTGCCAAGCCTATCATCAACGCTGATAACACCTACTACGATGTAAATACCGGACTCTATATGCTACAAGGCAATGTGTACATTGAAGTTGCGAACCGCATTATAACGGCGGGTCAGGCAAAAGTCAGCCTCAGTTCACTGGAAGTCTGGGGATCAGACGGCATAACCCTTTCACAGGATCATATTTATCTTACAGCCGGCAGCGTTTACGTATATGGCCGTCAGAATAAAGCTATGCTTGACGGCGGCGTGACATTTAAACAGCCCAACTTAACGATAACTTCTGATACAGCCAACTTTAACTGGCGTACTAAACTGGGGATATTCAACGGGCAAGTACAGATTACTCAAGGTGATAACACCTGGTCAGCGGACTCCGTAACCTATAATATCGAAGCCAATACGCTGCAATAA
- the dapA gene encoding 4-hydroxy-tetrahydrodipicolinate synthase: MEVKGIITAMVTPFDENQGINADATRQLVNTLIHSGVSGLFILGTNGEFHLLTNDEKIAFAKIVIDEVNKRVPVYVGTGGNSTSEVMELSKKMEALGADALSVITPYFLVPSQNEIIQHYKAIAEAVRIPIVLYNIPKNTGINLEPETVRQLAKIKNIIAIKDSSGKLENIEKYIQITKDEDFSVLSGSDSLILSALKIGAAGAIAATSNLITAIDVSIYENFLKGDMEKAEKAQQDIEVLRAVLKLGTVPSILKKAMEMIGIPVGPARLPVTEVKEETVKKIGEMLDYYKV, encoded by the coding sequence ATGGAAGTAAAAGGAATTATCACAGCAATGGTTACTCCTTTTGATGAAAATCAGGGGATAAATGCCGACGCAACGAGACAATTGGTTAATACATTAATCCATTCAGGTGTAAGTGGTCTTTTTATTCTTGGTACAAATGGAGAATTTCATTTACTAACCAATGATGAAAAAATTGCCTTTGCAAAGATCGTTATTGATGAAGTAAACAAACGAGTACCCGTATATGTTGGTACTGGCGGAAACAGTACTAGTGAAGTAATGGAACTGTCAAAGAAGATGGAAGCACTTGGTGCTGATGCCTTATCAGTGATTACTCCCTATTTCTTAGTTCCTTCACAAAATGAAATCATTCAGCACTATAAAGCAATTGCAGAAGCTGTAAGAATACCAATTGTTCTATATAATATTCCAAAGAATACTGGTATAAACCTAGAGCCTGAGACCGTACGTCAATTGGCAAAAATAAAAAATATCATAGCCATTAAAGACAGCAGCGGTAAGCTTGAAAATATTGAAAAGTATATCCAAATCACAAAAGATGAAGACTTCTCTGTATTATCCGGATCAGACTCATTGATTTTGAGCGCTTTAAAAATTGGAGCTGCAGGAGCGATTGCCGCTACTTCTAACTTAATCACAGCGATAGATGTTTCTATTTATGAAAACTTTTTAAAAGGAGATATGGAAAAGGCTGAAAAAGCACAGCAGGACATTGAAGTATTGCGTGCCGTTCTAAAGCTGGGAACTGTTCCGTCTATTTTGAAAAAAGCAATGGAAATGATAGGGATTCCAGTTGGACCCGCTAGATTACCAGTTACTGAAGTAAAGGAAGAAACGGTTAAGAAAATCGGGGAAATGCTGGATTACTATAAAGTATAG